Proteins encoded within one genomic window of Candidatus Nezhaarchaeota archaeon:
- a CDS encoding 3-isopropylmalate dehydratase large subunit: MPMTLAEKILARASGLKEVAPGDYVTAKIDVAMAHEGAAWVIDELNRAGIDRVWDPERIVIMFDHWAPAPTELTAMMHKKVREFVKRHGIKYFYDIKKGICHQIMPELGHVRPGELIVGTDSHTTTYGAFGAGGTGIGTTDMAVVWATGELWFRVPESIKFYIVGRLPKYVMSKDVILYIAGKYGTEVAQYKSVEFEGPTVRDMSIASRMTLSNMAMEIGAKFALIAPDEKTIEYVKSRTTKPFTPLYPDPDATYEKVYEVDVSNLEPQVAFPHSVGNVRPISKAEGIKIDQAFLGSCTNGRFEDLAAAAEILRGRKVHPDVRMIVVPASVEVYLEALKAGIIEVFLKAGAVVCNPTCGPCMGTHLGLLAEGERCISSSNRNFKGRMGSPKAEIYLASPYVVAASAVTGEITDPRKLMEGGSHDVKS, from the coding sequence ATGCCCATGACCTTAGCTGAGAAGATACTTGCTAGAGCTTCAGGGCTCAAAGAGGTGGCTCCTGGAGACTACGTGACAGCGAAGATCGACGTCGCAATGGCTCATGAAGGTGCTGCATGGGTCATAGACGAGCTCAACAGAGCAGGAATCGATAGAGTATGGGACCCAGAGAGAATAGTCATAATGTTCGACCACTGGGCTCCAGCACCAACAGAGTTAACCGCTATGATGCACAAGAAGGTTAGGGAGTTCGTTAAGAGACATGGCATTAAATACTTTTACGACATAAAGAAGGGGATATGTCATCAGATAATGCCAGAGCTTGGACACGTTAGACCTGGAGAGTTGATAGTGGGTACAGATTCGCATACTACTACCTACGGTGCTTTTGGTGCTGGTGGAACAGGTATAGGGACCACGGATATGGCTGTGGTTTGGGCAACTGGAGAGCTTTGGTTTAGGGTCCCTGAATCCATAAAGTTCTACATAGTAGGAAGGCTTCCAAAATACGTGATGTCTAAGGACGTAATTCTCTACATAGCCGGTAAGTACGGGACAGAGGTAGCACAATATAAATCCGTCGAATTTGAAGGTCCGACGGTAAGGGATATGAGCATTGCTTCGAGGATGACCCTCTCGAACATGGCCATGGAGATAGGCGCTAAGTTCGCCTTGATAGCACCAGACGAGAAAACAATAGAATATGTCAAGTCTAGGACGACGAAACCCTTTACCCCCTTATACCCTGACCCAGATGCTACATATGAGAAGGTCTATGAAGTAGATGTAAGCAACTTAGAGCCTCAAGTAGCGTTTCCCCACAGTGTTGGCAATGTTAGGCCGATAAGTAAAGCTGAGGGGATAAAGATCGATCAGGCATTCTTAGGCTCATGTACCAACGGCAGATTTGAAGACCTAGCGGCTGCTGCTGAGATACTTAGGGGTAGAAAGGTGCATCCAGATGTTAGGATGATAGTCGTACCAGCATCCGTCGAAGTTTACTTAGAGGCTCTTAAAGCTGGCATAATTGAGGTCTTCTTGAAAGCTGGAGCTGTGGTCTGCAATCCTACTTGCGGTCCATGTATGGGGACTCACTTAGGTCTACTAGCTGAGGGTGAAAGGTGCATAAGCTCCTCCAATAGGAACTTTAAGGGGAGAATGGGTAGCCCCAAGGCTGAAATATATTTAGCCTCTCCTTATGTAGTAGCAGCATCAGCTGTAACAGGTGAAATAACTGATCCTAGGAAGCTCATGGAAGGTGGAAGTCATGACGTTAAAAGTTAG
- a CDS encoding molybdopterin-dependent oxidoreductase: MSGQGFPLEKNERLYTNCTVGGPVHVHVMDGKITRIRPLQLKPEDVEPWVIEARGRKFSPPLKVTVSPYALAERCRIYSPKRVLKPLKRVDFDPKGDRNPQNRGISGYEEISWDEALEIVANEIIRIKEKYGASAIAALASSHHMWGNIGYRTSAFQRFFNLLGCTYVDHNPDSWEGWYWGAIHTWGFYWRLGQPEQYDLLEDALKHTEMIVFWSADPTATQGNYAGQESERWRIWLKELGVKMVFIDPFFNHTAAKYADKWLSPYPGTDVALALAIAYTWIVEGTYDKEFVKNRCHGFEEWEDYVLGKEDGVPKTPAWAEEICGVPKDDIIWLAREWASKRTMLAPGGRPGFGGACRSAYGHEWARMMVLLQAMQGLGKPGVNIWSTTTGAPWNYEFYFPGYGEGGISGDGAGLWRLVPRGFIKRVTRNTVRQVVNRLLLPEAILNPPISWRRCSPWGESMEIQFDLCTYPMQGYSKIKMLYRYGGSYIGTMTESNRYIRMYRSSNLEFVVCQVPWMEPEAKFADIILPSCTNFERWDIGEWAGISGYSPDLAACNFRIIVLQMKCIEPLGESKSDYEIFTLLADRLGFKEEYTEGNSELDWVRRMFEVSDLPKYISWEEFLKKGYFVVPISKPYKSRPAFRWFYEGRRKDTPDRGPTPKDRPVYGYGLSTPTGKIEFVSENLKRFDPNDPERPVMPKFIEPWEWYRSEKASRYPLQLVSPHPRYSFHTHYDGKETWIDEIPLHRRKGPDGRYYWILRINPRDAEPRGIKDGDLVKVYNDRGAVVCIAEVTERIRPGVVHAYESSGVYECLGEPGDPKSVDLGGCINLLTPSRLMSKNATGMAPNSCLVEVEKWEGSIVVKWVMIVDVKKCTACYNCVLACKDEFWGNAYPPYSAPQPKFGHFWIRIEKREEGRWPDLIKVTYTPIPCMHCDDAPCAKVAKNNAVYKRVDGIVIIDPERSKGQRQIVEACPYRAVFWNEELQIPQKCTFCAHLIDKGWRIPRCVEACPIEALIFGDADDPESEVSRILREGKARPLHPEYGTKPRVYYMNLS; this comes from the coding sequence ATGAGTGGTCAAGGCTTTCCTCTCGAGAAAAATGAAAGACTTTATACCAATTGTACAGTTGGAGGGCCTGTTCACGTCCATGTAATGGATGGCAAGATAACTAGAATTCGACCCCTTCAATTGAAACCTGAGGACGTGGAGCCTTGGGTGATAGAGGCTAGAGGACGAAAGTTCTCTCCGCCACTTAAAGTGACCGTGTCCCCCTACGCGCTAGCTGAGAGGTGCAGGATATATTCGCCAAAGAGGGTTCTTAAGCCATTAAAGAGGGTAGACTTCGATCCCAAAGGCGACAGGAACCCTCAAAATAGAGGAATATCAGGTTACGAAGAGATTTCGTGGGATGAAGCGCTTGAGATTGTAGCTAATGAGATCATTAGGATTAAGGAGAAGTATGGCGCATCAGCTATAGCAGCTTTAGCATCATCTCACCACATGTGGGGCAACATAGGGTACAGGACGAGTGCTTTCCAGCGCTTCTTCAACTTGCTCGGTTGCACCTACGTGGACCATAATCCCGATAGCTGGGAGGGTTGGTATTGGGGGGCAATACACACATGGGGCTTCTATTGGAGATTGGGGCAACCGGAGCAGTACGACTTACTCGAAGATGCTCTTAAACACACTGAGATGATCGTGTTCTGGTCTGCTGACCCAACGGCAACTCAAGGGAACTATGCTGGCCAAGAGTCGGAGAGATGGAGAATTTGGTTAAAGGAGCTGGGCGTCAAGATGGTCTTTATAGATCCCTTCTTCAATCATACAGCAGCCAAATACGCAGACAAGTGGCTCTCTCCATACCCTGGAACCGATGTAGCTTTAGCTTTGGCGATCGCATATACGTGGATCGTAGAAGGGACCTACGATAAGGAATTCGTGAAGAATAGGTGTCATGGATTTGAGGAGTGGGAGGACTATGTACTTGGTAAAGAGGACGGGGTTCCAAAGACGCCTGCATGGGCTGAAGAAATATGCGGAGTTCCAAAAGACGACATAATCTGGCTAGCTAGAGAATGGGCATCGAAGAGGACCATGCTCGCTCCTGGAGGGCGACCTGGCTTTGGTGGAGCATGTAGATCGGCATACGGTCACGAATGGGCTAGGATGATGGTACTTCTTCAAGCTATGCAGGGGCTTGGAAAACCTGGCGTTAACATCTGGTCAACGACGACTGGTGCTCCCTGGAATTACGAATTCTACTTCCCAGGTTATGGAGAGGGAGGGATATCAGGCGACGGAGCTGGCTTGTGGCGCTTAGTACCTAGAGGTTTCATTAAGAGGGTCACAAGGAACACAGTAAGGCAAGTAGTTAACAGATTACTACTGCCTGAGGCTATTCTTAACCCTCCAATTTCATGGAGAAGGTGCTCTCCATGGGGAGAGTCTATGGAGATCCAGTTTGATCTTTGCACTTATCCTATGCAAGGCTACTCTAAGATAAAAATGTTGTACAGGTATGGTGGCTCCTACATTGGAACTATGACTGAGAGTAATAGGTACATTAGGATGTATAGGAGCTCGAATTTAGAATTCGTAGTCTGTCAAGTACCTTGGATGGAGCCTGAAGCTAAGTTCGCTGACATAATACTTCCATCTTGTACAAATTTTGAGCGCTGGGACATAGGCGAATGGGCTGGTATATCAGGGTACAGCCCTGACTTAGCAGCATGCAACTTTAGGATCATAGTCCTTCAAATGAAGTGTATAGAGCCTCTTGGGGAGTCTAAATCTGACTATGAGATCTTCACTTTATTAGCCGATAGGCTAGGCTTTAAGGAGGAGTACACTGAGGGCAACAGTGAACTTGATTGGGTTCGAAGGATGTTTGAGGTATCTGATCTCCCTAAGTATATTTCATGGGAGGAATTCCTTAAGAAGGGGTACTTCGTAGTTCCAATATCCAAGCCATATAAGTCGAGACCTGCATTTAGATGGTTCTATGAAGGGAGGAGGAAGGATACTCCGGATAGAGGTCCTACACCTAAAGATAGACCGGTTTATGGTTATGGACTTTCAACTCCAACAGGAAAAATAGAGTTCGTCTCAGAGAACTTGAAGAGGTTTGACCCTAACGATCCTGAGAGACCAGTCATGCCTAAGTTCATAGAGCCTTGGGAGTGGTATAGAAGTGAGAAAGCTAGCAGATATCCATTGCAATTAGTATCTCCGCATCCACGATATAGCTTCCACACGCATTACGATGGCAAGGAGACCTGGATAGATGAGATCCCGTTACATCGAAGAAAGGGACCTGATGGTAGATACTATTGGATCTTAAGAATAAATCCAAGAGATGCAGAGCCTAGAGGAATTAAGGATGGGGACCTTGTCAAGGTCTACAATGACCGTGGAGCAGTAGTGTGCATCGCTGAAGTCACTGAGCGCATAAGACCAGGAGTTGTTCACGCGTATGAATCTTCAGGTGTCTATGAGTGCTTAGGAGAACCCGGCGATCCGAAGAGTGTTGATCTAGGTGGATGCATAAACCTATTAACTCCATCACGATTGATGTCCAAGAATGCTACAGGTATGGCCCCTAATTCGTGCTTAGTTGAGGTGGAGAAGTGGGAGGGGTCAATAGTGGTTAAGTGGGTTATGATAGTAGACGTGAAGAAGTGTACGGCCTGTTACAATTGCGTACTAGCTTGTAAGGACGAATTTTGGGGTAATGCCTATCCACCATATTCAGCCCCGCAACCGAAGTTCGGCCACTTTTGGATCAGGATAGAGAAGAGGGAGGAGGGAAGGTGGCCCGACTTGATAAAAGTGACTTATACTCCAATACCATGTATGCATTGTGATGATGCTCCTTGCGCCAAAGTCGCTAAGAATAATGCGGTGTACAAGAGGGTTGATGGGATAGTCATAATAGACCCGGAGAGGTCGAAAGGTCAGAGACAGATAGTAGAGGCATGCCCGTATAGAGCCGTATTCTGGAACGAGGAGCTACAAATACCGCAGAAGTGCACCTTCTGTGCGCATCTAATCGATAAGGGATGGCGCATACCGAGATGTGTTGAAGCTTGCCCCATAGAAGCCCTTATATTTGGCGACGCTGACGATCCTGAGAGTGAGGTTTCGCGCATACTGAGAGAGGGTAAAGCAAGACCCTTGCATCCAGAGTACGGCACTAAACCAAGGGTATACTACATGAACTTGTCATAG
- a CDS encoding FAD-binding protein: MVGLREFADDVIETDVLVVGAGAAGLLAGIKADDMNVDVVICSKGLFRKSGATVMSTGGMEVAIGHGDPTDNPDVHFVDTVVGGEYINDQRLVEVLTREAVERLVDLERMGIVFERQEDGKLFQFAPGGAHARVVILGDLAGSHYMVALNREVMKRNIRIFEEVMITNLLTSNGAISGAIGLDIKRGELLVFKSKAVVLATGGAGQIYRYTSNPVQATGDGRAMAYRVGAELIDMEMVQFHPTGLAYPPERRGTLVTEAVRMIGAYLLNNRGERFMKRYDPQRMELAKRDVVARAIYTEVREGRGTEWGGVYLDASHIPEDVIERRLGVTRRKILFLTGMDIAKEPIHVYPTCHYFMGGVRAEPDCSTKIPGLFVAGEEMGGVHGANRLGGNSITTLIVFGWRAGISAAQYAKNIDYRPINPNDVVKERERVFGFLGRKDFIHPMSVRRRLQEVMWDNVGIVRTESSMKSALDIIERMKVQDIPRVGVPDGSRRYRMDWIEALELENMLTVAEMVTRAAMFRRESRGAHIRDDYPQKDNKNWLVHTVIRMVNGEMKVWAEPVELIKLKPPDA; the protein is encoded by the coding sequence ATGGTGGGCCTACGAGAATTTGCTGACGACGTAATCGAAACCGATGTGCTTGTCGTGGGTGCTGGTGCTGCAGGGCTTCTAGCCGGCATTAAGGCTGATGACATGAACGTGGACGTCGTCATATGCTCGAAGGGCTTGTTTAGGAAGAGCGGTGCAACGGTCATGTCTACCGGTGGTATGGAGGTGGCTATAGGTCATGGCGATCCTACCGACAACCCTGATGTTCACTTTGTTGATACTGTTGTCGGAGGAGAGTACATCAATGATCAGAGGCTCGTAGAGGTCCTAACGAGAGAGGCTGTTGAGAGGCTAGTCGATCTTGAGAGGATGGGGATAGTTTTTGAGAGACAAGAGGATGGGAAGCTCTTTCAGTTTGCTCCAGGTGGTGCTCATGCAAGAGTTGTCATATTGGGGGACTTAGCTGGCTCGCACTACATGGTCGCCTTAAACAGGGAGGTCATGAAGAGAAACATTAGAATATTTGAGGAGGTAATGATAACCAATCTCTTAACAAGCAATGGTGCGATTAGTGGAGCTATTGGATTGGACATAAAGAGAGGCGAGCTTCTAGTCTTCAAGTCCAAGGCAGTTGTCCTAGCCACAGGCGGCGCGGGTCAAATCTATAGGTACACATCCAATCCAGTGCAAGCAACGGGTGACGGAAGAGCCATGGCCTATAGAGTGGGCGCCGAGCTTATAGATATGGAGATGGTTCAGTTCCACCCTACAGGATTAGCTTACCCACCAGAAAGGCGTGGAACACTTGTCACAGAAGCTGTTAGAATGATTGGCGCTTACCTCCTTAACAATAGAGGCGAGCGCTTCATGAAGAGATACGATCCTCAACGCATGGAACTAGCTAAGAGGGACGTGGTGGCAAGGGCGATATACACGGAAGTAAGAGAGGGGCGAGGGACCGAGTGGGGTGGCGTTTATCTCGACGCCTCCCACATACCTGAAGATGTCATTGAGCGCAGGCTTGGTGTAACTCGAAGAAAGATATTGTTCCTTACGGGAATGGATATAGCTAAGGAGCCAATTCATGTCTACCCAACCTGCCACTACTTCATGGGAGGAGTTAGAGCTGAGCCTGACTGTTCAACCAAGATCCCAGGTCTCTTCGTTGCAGGTGAGGAGATGGGTGGCGTTCACGGAGCTAATAGGCTCGGAGGTAATTCAATAACGACACTTATAGTGTTTGGGTGGAGAGCTGGCATTAGTGCCGCCCAGTATGCTAAGAATATTGACTATAGACCGATAAATCCCAACGACGTCGTTAAGGAACGTGAGAGAGTATTTGGCTTTCTAGGTAGGAAGGACTTCATCCACCCAATGAGCGTTAGGAGGAGGTTGCAAGAAGTCATGTGGGATAATGTTGGGATCGTTAGAACTGAAAGCTCCATGAAAAGTGCCCTAGACATTATTGAAAGGATGAAGGTACAAGATATACCAAGAGTTGGGGTTCCTGATGGAAGCAGAAGGTATAGAATGGACTGGATTGAGGCGCTTGAGTTAGAGAACATGTTAACGGTGGCTGAGATGGTCACGCGAGCAGCCATGTTTAGGAGGGAGAGTAGGGGTGCACACATAAGGGATGACTATCCTCAAAAGGACAATAAGAACTGGCTCGTGCATACAGTGATAAGGATGGTCAATGGAGAGATGAAGGTGTGGGCTGAGCCCGTTGAATTGATTAAGCTTAAGCCTCCAGATGCGTGA
- a CDS encoding nitrilase-related carbon-nitrogen hydrolase produces the protein MEYFELYRAALMQIEVQKLAFNKDDVKANLNHALQLLDSVQVYGPVGKASRDRFAPIKLICFPEYFLQGELFFHKSGFGPSVSELNEKGVHIQIPGEETDKLAEKAIELDAYINGVALEYDPEWGNDLVFNTSFVIDPNGKIILKYRKIMPALHFETAASPHDLLDEYMKKYGKGKSLLEVMFPVVETAIGKLGSIICMDGHFPECFRALGVQGAEVIMRHGFMASMIDPPNNIWEIQNRDAAWANMCYVCAANIGLARDVPYPRGITGGDSMIVDFNGNIVARAPHPSETIVVGIIDIKTLRRRRLDPGRNFIAQLRNEVFREIYAGTIYPPNLYLKPENRVQRIPDLHKRSVTHLGVIDRLVQKRVYIKP, from the coding sequence ATGGAGTACTTTGAATTATATAGAGCTGCATTGATGCAAATAGAGGTTCAGAAGCTGGCATTTAACAAGGACGACGTTAAAGCCAATCTAAATCACGCGCTTCAGTTACTCGATAGCGTGCAAGTCTATGGACCTGTTGGTAAGGCTTCTCGTGATAGATTCGCTCCCATAAAGCTGATATGTTTTCCAGAGTACTTTCTACAGGGAGAGCTCTTCTTTCACAAGTCTGGCTTCGGACCTAGCGTCTCAGAGTTAAATGAGAAGGGGGTCCACATCCAGATACCCGGCGAGGAAACGGATAAGCTCGCAGAGAAAGCCATAGAGCTTGACGCTTACATAAACGGTGTGGCACTGGAATACGACCCCGAATGGGGCAATGACCTGGTCTTCAACACGTCATTCGTAATAGACCCTAATGGCAAGATCATCTTAAAATACAGAAAAATAATGCCAGCTCTACACTTCGAAACTGCTGCAAGCCCACACGACTTACTTGATGAATACATGAAAAAGTACGGCAAGGGGAAGTCGCTCCTCGAAGTCATGTTCCCAGTTGTCGAGACGGCTATTGGAAAGTTGGGGTCGATAATATGCATGGACGGCCACTTCCCGGAGTGCTTTAGAGCTCTTGGAGTTCAAGGAGCTGAAGTAATTATGAGGCATGGATTCATGGCCAGCATGATCGATCCTCCAAACAACATATGGGAGATACAAAATAGAGACGCCGCTTGGGCTAACATGTGCTACGTGTGTGCAGCAAACATAGGACTAGCTAGAGACGTACCCTACCCGAGGGGAATAACCGGTGGGGACTCCATGATCGTCGACTTTAACGGGAACATCGTTGCTAGAGCTCCACATCCATCAGAGACCATAGTTGTTGGGATTATAGACATTAAGACACTGAGGAGGAGGAGACTTGATCCTGGAAGAAACTTCATAGCACAATTGAGGAACGAGGTCTTCCGCGAGATTTACGCAGGTACGATCTACCCACCAAACTTATACTTAAAGCCAGAGAATAGAGTGCAACGTATTCCGGACTTGCACAAGAGGAGCGTAACGCATCTAGGAGTCATAGACAGATTAGTTCAAAAGCGTGTGTACATTAAACCCTAA
- a CDS encoding MmgE/PrpD family protein, translating into MDKSYAEKLAEFIVSFNLKDVPMNVIEHTKLCILDWFGAALAGANEKEAAMLIEFFKDFTPREATMMGSRFKVPAQDAAYVNGTISHMIELDDVHREAIIHPGAPVVPAALALSEKLSTPGSTLIEAVIVGYEVEIAVGKAVNPSHYRYWHTTGTCGTFGAAAASSKVLNLTLDETINCLGIAGTHAAGLIEVFGTSSKPLNPGRAARDGVMAALLARIGFTGPKTILEGEKGFFKATSTETSYEKGFSMLGITYEITRNSFKRHASCGHTHAAIDAVLDLKSQFNFKPKDVVEVVVGTYKDALEIVGKNYEPKTPAEAKFSLPYCIAIAIIDGVVGLRQFTYENLNRSDIRDLMKRVKVYLDDEMNMTYPQKLGAKVRVALRNGEVYEKVVESAKGSPENPLSKDELINKFMDLASLKVSLEKSKELVNVIMKLEKLNSVNELIEVLTS; encoded by the coding sequence GTGGATAAAAGCTATGCCGAGAAACTTGCTGAATTTATAGTCTCCTTCAATTTGAAGGATGTGCCGATGAACGTCATTGAACATACGAAGCTATGCATATTGGACTGGTTTGGAGCTGCATTAGCGGGAGCTAATGAAAAAGAAGCTGCGATGCTAATAGAGTTCTTCAAGGATTTTACTCCTAGAGAGGCAACGATGATGGGATCTAGGTTTAAAGTGCCCGCTCAAGATGCTGCTTACGTCAATGGAACAATAAGCCACATGATTGAGCTCGACGATGTACATAGAGAGGCGATAATCCATCCAGGCGCACCGGTGGTACCTGCAGCTTTGGCGCTATCAGAAAAGCTCAGTACTCCAGGTAGCACTTTGATAGAAGCAGTAATAGTGGGCTATGAGGTTGAAATAGCTGTAGGCAAAGCCGTTAACCCATCACATTACAGGTACTGGCACACCACCGGCACGTGCGGTACCTTTGGCGCTGCAGCTGCTTCTAGCAAAGTCCTTAACTTGACCTTAGATGAGACGATTAATTGTCTTGGGATTGCTGGTACTCATGCCGCGGGCCTCATAGAGGTTTTTGGGACTTCAAGTAAGCCACTAAATCCAGGACGAGCTGCAAGGGATGGAGTCATGGCAGCTCTCTTAGCTAGGATTGGATTTACTGGCCCGAAGACCATACTTGAAGGCGAGAAAGGTTTCTTCAAAGCCACTTCGACTGAGACTTCTTATGAGAAAGGATTTTCGATGTTAGGCATAACATATGAAATAACGAGAAATAGCTTCAAAAGACATGCATCATGTGGTCATACTCATGCAGCGATAGACGCTGTGCTTGATTTGAAGAGTCAATTCAACTTTAAGCCTAAAGACGTGGTCGAGGTAGTAGTGGGGACTTATAAGGATGCCTTGGAAATAGTTGGCAAGAACTACGAGCCCAAAACTCCAGCTGAAGCCAAATTCAGCCTGCCTTATTGTATTGCGATCGCTATAATTGATGGCGTCGTCGGCTTGAGGCAGTTCACTTATGAGAACTTGAATAGGAGCGACATCAGGGACTTGATGAAGAGGGTGAAGGTTTACTTAGACGACGAGATGAACATGACCTATCCTCAGAAACTTGGAGCGAAAGTTAGGGTAGCATTAAGGAACGGTGAAGTATACGAGAAGGTCGTTGAGAGTGCGAAAGGAAGCCCTGAGAACCCCCTCAGCAAGGACGAGCTCATAAACAAGTTCATGGACTTAGCTTCACTTAAAGTGAGTCTTGAGAAGAGTAAGGAACTCGTCAACGTGATAATGAAGCTTGAAAAACTTAATAGCGTTAACGAACTAATCGAAGTCCTTACATCCTAG
- a CDS encoding 3-isopropylmalate dehydratase small subunit yields MTLKVRGRVWKLGDNIDTDVITPGQYLSLPMDQLKLHVLEPIRPGFINLVKPGDVIVAGRNFGCGSSREQAPRALKEVGIAAVIAESFARIFFRNAINIGLPVLACEGISKAFDEGDVLEADFASGEIKNVTKGVTLKAKPLPPLMIEILTAGGALELLKKKYGGRPS; encoded by the coding sequence ATGACGTTAAAAGTTAGGGGTAGGGTTTGGAAGCTTGGGGATAACATAGATACAGACGTAATAACGCCAGGTCAATATTTAAGTCTCCCAATGGACCAGCTCAAATTGCACGTGCTAGAACCCATAAGACCTGGCTTCATCAATTTGGTTAAGCCTGGGGACGTGATAGTGGCTGGAAGGAACTTTGGCTGTGGTTCCAGTCGTGAACAAGCTCCGAGAGCTCTTAAAGAGGTAGGGATAGCCGCTGTAATAGCAGAGAGCTTCGCTAGGATATTCTTTAGAAACGCAATAAACATAGGTCTTCCAGTCTTAGCGTGTGAGGGTATCTCGAAAGCATTCGATGAAGGCGATGTGCTTGAAGCAGACTTTGCAAGTGGCGAGATAAAAAACGTAACGAAGGGAGTGACCCTTAAGGCTAAACCTCTTCCACCACTGATGATTGAGATACTTACAGCTGGAGGAGCTCTCGAGCTCCTTAAAAAGAAGTATGGAGGTAGACCCTCTTAA
- a CDS encoding succinate dehydrogenase/fumarate reductase iron-sulfur subunit — MGSQERQIVRLKVFRYDPEVDERPRYEVYEVPYYRGMKVLDALIYIHDKYDPTLAFRYSCKIWRCGSCAVRVNGDARPACRAEIEPGKEYVIEPLANLPVIRDLVVDFSKIYKRFASLGPYFVTTKPRDKEPARIPGHKFEDFIKVAGCIECWSCISVCPIVKVAWSEMAGPGLMVALAQSAYNPLNEHDPLPIAFAQGLYSCTTCRKCTEVCPEEIAIPEVVFEKLRAIAVKRGMGPLPGHLIPKNLIETTGKSVVRKETPFLEIIEAEVFKPSETIVDRVGFFTGCLADYRLQHVAKAVLDMLLRLGVEVVVPKDQVCCGSPMIRTGVLSALERLVRQNVASFEKFNVKTIVTACAGCSLTLKKNYPGLVKEILKREMPFKVYHMSEYLIDVLKRKPPMKKELRMKVTWHDPCHLSRGQGIYKEPRELLTSIPGIQFIEMLGADQCCGAGGGVRSGKRELSELVGTNKAKLIINSGAEAVVTECPFCVIQIRDMLDALGYGHIKVFYLEELLRQAMD; from the coding sequence ATGGGTAGCCAGGAGAGACAGATAGTGAGGCTGAAGGTCTTTAGGTACGATCCCGAGGTTGACGAGAGACCTAGGTACGAGGTTTACGAGGTTCCATACTATCGAGGGATGAAGGTCCTAGATGCCTTAATATACATACACGACAAGTACGATCCCACTCTAGCCTTCAGATACAGTTGTAAGATATGGCGTTGCGGATCCTGTGCAGTTAGAGTTAATGGTGATGCGAGACCAGCGTGTAGAGCTGAGATCGAGCCAGGCAAGGAGTACGTGATAGAGCCCCTTGCTAACTTGCCAGTAATCAGGGATTTAGTTGTTGACTTTAGCAAGATTTACAAGAGGTTTGCATCACTAGGTCCATACTTCGTGACCACAAAACCTCGAGACAAAGAACCAGCTAGGATTCCAGGACACAAATTTGAAGACTTCATTAAGGTCGCAGGCTGCATAGAGTGCTGGTCATGCATATCTGTGTGCCCAATAGTGAAGGTCGCGTGGTCTGAGATGGCAGGTCCGGGGCTCATGGTCGCTCTAGCTCAATCAGCGTATAACCCGCTTAATGAACACGATCCTCTACCGATCGCCTTTGCGCAAGGGCTCTATAGTTGCACTACGTGTAGAAAATGCACTGAAGTATGCCCTGAGGAGATAGCCATCCCTGAAGTCGTATTTGAGAAATTGAGGGCGATAGCCGTCAAGAGAGGTATGGGACCTCTACCTGGACACCTAATCCCGAAGAACCTCATAGAGACTACAGGTAAGTCGGTGGTCAGGAAGGAGACCCCATTCCTTGAAATCATCGAAGCAGAAGTCTTTAAGCCATCAGAAACAATCGTTGACAGGGTTGGCTTCTTTACCGGCTGCCTAGCTGACTACAGGCTACAACATGTTGCCAAGGCAGTGTTAGACATGCTACTTAGATTAGGGGTTGAAGTCGTAGTACCCAAGGATCAAGTGTGTTGTGGGTCGCCCATGATTAGGACTGGGGTCTTGAGCGCTTTAGAAAGACTAGTAAGGCAGAACGTGGCATCCTTTGAGAAGTTCAACGTTAAGACGATTGTGACTGCTTGTGCCGGATGTAGTTTAACCTTAAAGAAGAACTACCCAGGTCTCGTCAAGGAGATCCTTAAAAGAGAAATGCCGTTCAAGGTTTATCACATGTCAGAGTATCTAATTGATGTTCTCAAGCGGAAGCCTCCAATGAAGAAGGAGCTTAGAATGAAGGTGACCTGGCACGATCCCTGCCACTTAAGTAGGGGTCAAGGAATATATAAAGAGCCACGTGAGCTCTTGACGTCGATACCGGGTATACAGTTCATAGAGATGCTTGGAGCAGACCAATGCTGCGGCGCTGGAGGTGGAGTTAGATCCGGTAAGAGAGAGCTAAGTGAGCTAGTTGGAACTAATAAAGCGAAGCTCATCATCAACTCAGGAGCCGAAGCCGTCGTGACTGAATGTCCATTCTGCGTCATCCAGATCAGGGATATGCTCGATGCCCTGGGGTATGGACACATAAAAGTGTTCTACCTTGAGGAGCTGCTACGACAAGCAATGGACTGA